The Tigriopus californicus strain San Diego chromosome 5, Tcal_SD_v2.1, whole genome shotgun sequence genome includes a region encoding these proteins:
- the LOC131881483 gene encoding Kv channel-interacting protein 1-like isoform X1: MQTLCDATGFSISEMKRIYRGFKTECPSGLITEEAFHSIYSRFFPQGAPFIWSDIRGYVHCSGEWAGKKKVSKKEQKALDLQSAQAALSSYSHYVFSTLDRNDSGVITFQDFVVGLSILIRGTLEEKLRWTFSLYDQDRDGVISREEMEDVVGSVFDLMGRTGDPISEEAIITERVDQIFQKMDLNGDGVVSIEEFLESCQNDETISRSVQAFTNVHI; the protein is encoded by the exons ATGCAAACGCTCTGTGATGCCACGGG GTTCAGTATCTCCGAAATGAAGCGTATCTATCGTGGCTTCAAGACCGAGTGTCCTTCGGGTCTGATCACCGAGGAGGCTTTCCATTCCATCTATTCCAGATTTTTCCCTCAAGGAG CTCCCTTTATTTGGTCGGATATCCGTGGTTATGTGCATTGCTCGGGAGAATGGGCGGGCAAGAAAAAGGTCTCCAAGAAAGAGCAGAAAGCCCTTGACTTGCAGAGCGCTCAAG CGGCCCTGAGCTCGTATTCTCATTACGTCTTCTCAACCCTGGATCGCAACGATTCTGGTGTCATCACATTCCAA GACTTTGTGGTTGGTCTGTCCATCTTGATTCGAGGCACCTTAGAGGAGAAGCTTCGTTGGACCTTCTCCTTGTACGACCAGGATCGCGATGGTGTGATATCGCGGGAGGAAATGGAGGATGTGGTTGGCTCCGTGTTTGATCTCATGGGTCGTACTGGAGATCCAATATCAGAAGAAGCCATTATCACCGAACGAGTCGACCAAATATTCCAA AAAATGGACCTGAATGGCGATGGTGTGGTGTCGATTGAGGAGTTCCTAGAATCatgccaaaatgatgaaacGATCAGTCGATCTGTGCAAGCGTTCACCAATGTCCACATCTAG
- the LOC131881483 gene encoding Kv channel-interacting protein 1-like isoform X2, with translation MQTLCDATGFSISEMKRIYRGFKTECPSGLITEEAFHSIYSRFFPQGAALSSYSHYVFSTLDRNDSGVITFQDFVVGLSILIRGTLEEKLRWTFSLYDQDRDGVISREEMEDVVGSVFDLMGRTGDPISEEAIITERVDQIFQKMDLNGDGVVSIEEFLESCQNDETISRSVQAFTNVHI, from the exons ATGCAAACGCTCTGTGATGCCACGGG GTTCAGTATCTCCGAAATGAAGCGTATCTATCGTGGCTTCAAGACCGAGTGTCCTTCGGGTCTGATCACCGAGGAGGCTTTCCATTCCATCTATTCCAGATTTTTCCCTCAAGGAG CGGCCCTGAGCTCGTATTCTCATTACGTCTTCTCAACCCTGGATCGCAACGATTCTGGTGTCATCACATTCCAA GACTTTGTGGTTGGTCTGTCCATCTTGATTCGAGGCACCTTAGAGGAGAAGCTTCGTTGGACCTTCTCCTTGTACGACCAGGATCGCGATGGTGTGATATCGCGGGAGGAAATGGAGGATGTGGTTGGCTCCGTGTTTGATCTCATGGGTCGTACTGGAGATCCAATATCAGAAGAAGCCATTATCACCGAACGAGTCGACCAAATATTCCAA AAAATGGACCTGAATGGCGATGGTGTGGTGTCGATTGAGGAGTTCCTAGAATCatgccaaaatgatgaaacGATCAGTCGATCTGTGCAAGCGTTCACCAATGTCCACATCTAG
- the LOC131881482 gene encoding PDZ and LIM domain protein 5-like, protein MYQPMQSVVNTAETSIFTTNHSGGLNDDRQGLISCCLRKKIPEESWGFRLQGGKDRGLPFQIVKVPLNSVAGLGGCRSNDYLVQINGRSVFELTHNEAKNIIMNSGEALDLVIERGENIVPSMSHMFPGGKKESNPEEAPLPKNKPYYQKHLEETGELPGQHNKGFTTIGKPKMTTKQYMSPLEMYGEEALEEIMEQGTIFGKEINVLNPWNMTGQDLDLNKSSVLNSIRGAEKPLKDTPKPVIAST, encoded by the exons ATGTATCAG CCCATGCAAAGTGTGGTTAATACTGCCGAGACTTCGATTTTCACCACGAACCATTCTGGTGGCTTGAACGATGATCGCCAAGGGTTGATTTCATGTTGCTTGCGCAAGAAGATCCCCGAGGAAAGTTGGGGATTCAGACTCCAAGGAGGCAAAGATCGAGGCCTGCCGTTCCAAATCGTCAag GTCCCTTTAAACAGTGTCGCAGGCTTGGGTGGATGTCGTTCTAACGATTACTTGGTGCAGATAAACGGACGAAGCGTTTTCGAACTGACACATAACGAGGCCAAAAATATCATCATGAATTCAGGCGAAGCTTTGGACCTTGTGATTGAAAG GGGTGAAAACATTGTTCCTTCCATGAGTCACATGTTTCCGGGAGGGAAAAAGGAATCAAATCCAGAAGAG GCTCCATTACCAAAAAACAAGCCATATTATCAGAAACATCTAGAGGAAACTGGCGAGTTACCTGGACAACATAACAAAGGCTTTACCACAATTGGCAAGCCCAAGATGACCACCAAACAATACATGTCGCCCTTGGAAATGTACGGAGAGGAAGCGCTGGAAGAGATCATGGAGCAAGGAACCATCTT TGGCAAAGAGATCAACGTTCTGAATCCATGGAATATGACCGGGCAAGACCTGGATTTGAACAAGTCCTCCGTCTTGAACTCGATTCGCGGCGCGGAAAAGCCACTTAAAGATACTCCTAAGCCAGTCATTGCATCAACATAA